A window of the Salvelinus sp. IW2-2015 linkage group LG3, ASM291031v2, whole genome shotgun sequence genome harbors these coding sequences:
- the LOC111950367 gene encoding cAMP-dependent protein kinase type II-beta regulatory subunit isoform X2 — MSIEIPDGLTELLQSFTVEVLRNQPGDLLDFALQYFIQLKENQRGSAFDNARNSANGRAGDNVSSGRSVNFAEXAVQIDSENEEDDXEEEFVVCAEAFNPDEEEEDKDPRITHPKTDEQRHRLQEACKDILLFKNLDPEQMSQVLDAMFEMTVEAGEHIIDQDDDGDNFYVIERGTFDILMKADRVEHVVGSYDNQGSFGELALMYNTPRAATIIATSVGALWCMDRLTFRRIIVKNNHKKRKMYEAFIESLPLLTSLQVSERMCVVDVLSSKTYTDGEQIIAQGATANCFYIVESGQVRITMNTSKLKKEEGEGVEEEVEIAMCTRGQYFGELALVTNKPRAASAYAVGNVKCLVMDVQAFERLLGPCMDIMKRNIVNYDEQLAALFGK; from the exons ATGAGTATTGAAATCCCAGACGGATTGACGGAGCTGTTGCAAAGCTTTACAGTGGAAGTGTTGAGGAATCAGCCAGGTGACCTTCTGGACTTTGCCTTGCAGTATTTCATCCAACTGAAGGAGAATCAGAGAGGATCCGCCTTTGACAATGCCCGAAATTCGGCTAACGGTCGAGCTGGCGATAATGTTAGCAGTGGAAGATCGGTCAATTTTGCCGAGGMGGCAGTGCAAATTGATTCGGAAAATGAAGAAGATGATGAKGAGGAGGAATTCGTAG TATGTGCTGAAGCATTCAAccctgatgaggaggaggaggacaaagaTCCCAGG ATCACCCATCCTAAAACCGACGAGCAGAGGCACAGACTACAGGAGGCCTGCAAAGACATTCTACTGTTCAAAAATCTAGACCCG GAGCAGATGTCCCAAGTACTGGATGCAATGTTTGAGATGACAGTGGAGGCTGGCGAACACATCATAGACCAGGATGACGATGGGGACAACTTCTATGTTATCGAAAG AGGGACCTTTGACATCCTGATGAAAGCCGACAGAGTGGAGCATGTGGTGGGTTcctatgacaaccagggcagTTTTGGCGAGCTTGCCCTGATGTACAACACACCCAGGGCTGCCACCATCATCGCCACCTCTGTGGGAGCCCTCTGGTGCATG GACCGACTGACRTTCAGGAGGATCATCGTAAAGAACAACCACAAGAAGAGGAAGATGTACGAGGCTTTCATCGAGTCACTGCCCCTGCTCACATCCCTACAG GTCTCTGAGAGGATGTGTGTGGTGGATGTTCTATCCTCCAAGACCTACACTGACGGAGAACAGATTATAGCGCAG GGGGCCACGGCTAACtgtttctacatagtagaatctGGTCAAGTACGAATAACAATGAATACGAGCAAG TtgaaaaaggaggagggagaaggggtggaagaggaggtagagattGCCATGTGCACCAGGGGACAGTACTTTGGAGAGCTGGCTCTGGTCACCAACAAGCCCCGGGCTGCTTCAGCGTACGCTGTAGGAAACGTCAAGTGTCTAG TGATGGACGTGCAGGCGTTTGAGCGTCTGCTGGGCCCCTGCATGGACATCATGAAGAGGAACATCGTCAACTACGACGAGCAGCTGGCCGCGCTGTTCGGGAAGTAA
- the LOC111950367 gene encoding cAMP-dependent protein kinase type II-beta regulatory subunit isoform X1, whose protein sequence is MSIEIPDGLTELLQSFTVEVLRNQPGDLLDFALQYFIQLKENQRGSAFDNARNSANGRAGDNVSSGRSVNFAEXAVQIDSENEEDDXEEEFVAPVINRFLRRSSVCAEAFNPDEEEEDKDPRITHPKTDEQRHRLQEACKDILLFKNLDPEQMSQVLDAMFEMTVEAGEHIIDQDDDGDNFYVIERGTFDILMKADRVEHVVGSYDNQGSFGELALMYNTPRAATIIATSVGALWCMDRLTFRRIIVKNNHKKRKMYEAFIESLPLLTSLQVSERMCVVDVLSSKTYTDGEQIIAQGATANCFYIVESGQVRITMNTSKLKKEEGEGVEEEVEIAMCTRGQYFGELALVTNKPRAASAYAVGNVKCLVMDVQAFERLLGPCMDIMKRNIVNYDEQLAALFGK, encoded by the exons ATGAGTATTGAAATCCCAGACGGATTGACGGAGCTGTTGCAAAGCTTTACAGTGGAAGTGTTGAGGAATCAGCCAGGTGACCTTCTGGACTTTGCCTTGCAGTATTTCATCCAACTGAAGGAGAATCAGAGAGGATCCGCCTTTGACAATGCCCGAAATTCGGCTAACGGTCGAGCTGGCGATAATGTTAGCAGTGGAAGATCGGTCAATTTTGCCGAGGMGGCAGTGCAAATTGATTCGGAAAATGAAGAAGATGATGAKGAGGAGGAATTCGTAG CTCCAGTGATCAACAGATTCTTGAGAAGATCTTCAG TATGTGCTGAAGCATTCAAccctgatgaggaggaggaggacaaagaTCCCAGG ATCACCCATCCTAAAACCGACGAGCAGAGGCACAGACTACAGGAGGCCTGCAAAGACATTCTACTGTTCAAAAATCTAGACCCG GAGCAGATGTCCCAAGTACTGGATGCAATGTTTGAGATGACAGTGGAGGCTGGCGAACACATCATAGACCAGGATGACGATGGGGACAACTTCTATGTTATCGAAAG AGGGACCTTTGACATCCTGATGAAAGCCGACAGAGTGGAGCATGTGGTGGGTTcctatgacaaccagggcagTTTTGGCGAGCTTGCCCTGATGTACAACACACCCAGGGCTGCCACCATCATCGCCACCTCTGTGGGAGCCCTCTGGTGCATG GACCGACTGACRTTCAGGAGGATCATCGTAAAGAACAACCACAAGAAGAGGAAGATGTACGAGGCTTTCATCGAGTCACTGCCCCTGCTCACATCCCTACAG GTCTCTGAGAGGATGTGTGTGGTGGATGTTCTATCCTCCAAGACCTACACTGACGGAGAACAGATTATAGCGCAG GGGGCCACGGCTAACtgtttctacatagtagaatctGGTCAAGTACGAATAACAATGAATACGAGCAAG TtgaaaaaggaggagggagaaggggtggaagaggaggtagagattGCCATGTGCACCAGGGGACAGTACTTTGGAGAGCTGGCTCTGGTCACCAACAAGCCCCGGGCTGCTTCAGCGTACGCTGTAGGAAACGTCAAGTGTCTAG TGATGGACGTGCAGGCGTTTGAGCGTCTGCTGGGCCCCTGCATGGACATCATGAAGAGGAACATCGTCAACTACGACGAGCAGCTGGCCGCGCTGTTCGGGAAGTAA